The genomic segment CCAGGTGCTTATTGTGGCGGCTGGCGGGCTGATTAAAATCAGCCCCTGATACGAAGCCCGCTCAGTGAGAGTTTCAGCAAGCTGTAAAGCCGGCAAGCTTGATGAGCTTTTCTCGGCACGAATGAAGTCGTGCCTCGATACAAAGCCCGTCGATCAGAGTTTTCTGCACCAACTGAAGCTGTGGCCCTTCAAAGCAAGGTCCGAAACAGCTTTCAGTCTATATTCTGGAACGGATTGCTATGGCGAATTGCGGCATTGTGATTCGGAACGCGATGGTGGTGGATGGCACGGGAGCGGAGCCGCGCGTTGCGGATGTTGCGGTAGAAGGCGAGCGGATTGTCGGCGTCAGAGTGAGGCTTGAGTCCGATGCGCAGACGGAGATCGATGCTAAGGGGCTTACGCTGACGCCGGGGTTTATCGACACGCATACGCACGACGACACGAGCGTGATTGAGACGCCCGAGATGACGGCGAAGATTTCGCAGGGTGTGACGACGGTGATCGCGGGCAATTGCGGCATCAGCGCGGCGCCGGTGCGGCTGCGGGGCGAGCCGCCCGACCCGATGAATCTGCTGGGGCAGGCGGGGTTCTTCCGCTATCCGCGGTTCGCGGATTATGTATCGGCTGTTGGGGCGGCTGGTCCGGCGGTGAATGTGGCGGCGTTCGCGGGACACACGGCGTTGCGCAGCAACCATATGGATGGGCTGGACCGCGCGGCGACGGCAGAGGAAGTGGACGCGATGCGCGCGGACCTGGCCGAAGCGCTGGATGCGGGGGCGCTGGGGCTCAGTTCGGGGCTGGCTTATGCGAATGCTAATGCCGCTCCGACGACGGAGGTGGAGGCGCTGGCGGAGCTGCTGCGCGATCGCGATGCGATTTATGCGACGCACATGCGGACTGAGACGGAAGGCATTCTGGATGCGATCAAGGAAGCTTGCGCGATTGGGCGCGCGGGTGGATCGCGGGTGGTGATTTCGCACCTGAAGTGCGCGGGAATTGCGAACTGGGGCCGCAGCGGTGAGGTTCTGGAGGCGTTCGAGGCTGCGCGTCGGGATCAGGCGGTTGGGTGCGATTGCTATCCCTATGCGGCGGGTTCGAGCACGCTCGATCTGGGGCAGGTGGATGCGCGGGTGGAGATCACGATTACGTGGAGCCGGCCGCATCCTGAGGTTGCGGGGCGATCGATTGCGCAGATTGCGGAGGACTGGGGGATGCCGCAGATTGAGGCGGCGCGGAAGGTGCAGCCTGCGGGGGCGATTTATCACAGCATCTCGGAGAAGGACATGAGGCGGG from the Occallatibacter riparius genome contains:
- a CDS encoding N-acyl-D-amino-acid deacylase family protein, which encodes MANCGIVIRNAMVVDGTGAEPRVADVAVEGERIVGVRVRLESDAQTEIDAKGLTLTPGFIDTHTHDDTSVIETPEMTAKISQGVTTVIAGNCGISAAPVRLRGEPPDPMNLLGQAGFFRYPRFADYVSAVGAAGPAVNVAAFAGHTALRSNHMDGLDRAATAEEVDAMRADLAEALDAGALGLSSGLAYANANAAPTTEVEALAELLRDRDAIYATHMRTETEGILDAIKEACAIGRAGGSRVVISHLKCAGIANWGRSGEVLEAFEAARRDQAVGCDCYPYAAGSSTLDLGQVDARVEITITWSRPHPEVAGRSIAQIAEDWGMPQIEAARKVQPAGAIYHSISEKDMRRVLAHPATMIGSDGLPHDPRPHPRLWGTFPRVLGRYSREEKLFSLTEAVHKMTGLPAGTFGLKDRGVIREGAFADLVLFDAERIIDTATYADPVQRAEGISGVWVNGVLTYTADGPTGQRAGRFLPRMGTHSSK